From Aerosticca soli, a single genomic window includes:
- a CDS encoding NAD(P) transhydrogenase subunit alpha: MPITVTALRETAAGERRVAITPEVARKLRARGLSVLLERGAGEAAGFPDEAYAETAFATAAEVLAQADVLACVLPPEDAVYAQLREGAVVFGQLRPYGAAARIEALNRRRLTAFALELLPRTTRAQAMDVLSSQAAVAGYRATLIAAEACPKFFPMLTTAAGTIRPSRVLVIGAGVAGLQAIATARRLGAQVEGYDVRPETREQVESLGAKFLDLGVSAAGSGGYARELSAEERAAQQQALADHLKVVDVVIGTAAVPGRPAPKILSAAMVEGMRPGALIVDLAAESGGNCELTRPGGGVSHGHVRILGPLNLPAGAPLHASEMYARNLFNFLELLLKDGHLQPDFADELVERTCLAHAGELRFKG, encoded by the coding sequence CTGCGTGCGCGCGGGTTGTCGGTGCTGCTCGAACGCGGCGCCGGCGAGGCCGCCGGTTTTCCGGACGAGGCCTACGCGGAGACCGCGTTTGCCACGGCCGCCGAGGTGCTGGCGCAGGCCGATGTGCTCGCCTGCGTGTTGCCGCCCGAGGATGCGGTCTATGCGCAGCTGCGCGAGGGCGCGGTCGTGTTCGGCCAGTTGCGGCCCTACGGCGCGGCGGCGCGGATCGAGGCGCTGAACCGCCGCAGGCTCACCGCGTTCGCGCTGGAACTCCTGCCGCGCACCACCCGCGCCCAGGCCATGGACGTGCTGAGTTCGCAGGCGGCGGTGGCCGGTTACCGCGCCACGTTGATCGCCGCCGAGGCGTGCCCGAAGTTCTTTCCCATGCTGACCACCGCGGCAGGCACCATCCGGCCCTCGCGCGTGCTGGTGATCGGCGCCGGCGTGGCCGGTCTGCAGGCGATCGCCACCGCCCGCCGGCTGGGGGCCCAGGTCGAGGGCTACGACGTGCGGCCGGAGACGCGCGAACAGGTGGAATCGCTCGGTGCGAAGTTTCTGGACTTGGGCGTCAGCGCCGCCGGCAGCGGCGGCTATGCGCGCGAACTGTCCGCCGAGGAGCGCGCCGCGCAGCAGCAGGCGCTGGCCGATCACCTCAAGGTCGTGGACGTGGTCATCGGCACCGCCGCGGTGCCTGGTCGGCCGGCGCCCAAAATCCTTTCCGCGGCGATGGTGGAAGGCATGCGGCCGGGCGCGTTGATCGTCGATCTGGCTGCCGAGAGCGGCGGCAATTGCGAGCTGACCCGTCCGGGTGGAGGCGTCAGCCACGGCCATGTGCGCATACTCGGGCCGCTCAATCTGCCGGCGGGCGCGCCGCTGCATGCTTCGGAAATGTACGCACGCAACCTGTTCAACTTCCTGGAACTGCTGCTCAAAGACGGCCACCTGCAGCCGGATTTCGCCGACGAACTCGTCGAGCGGACCTGTCTTGCGCATGCCGGCGAGCTGCGCTTCAAGGGCTGA
- a CDS encoding DUF3106 domain-containing protein codes for MALLLALASPSVAAQTMPAPPPAGESPPPPPPPPPRPWRALSPAEQDVLAPLRDQWDSLPPRRQSRLLERAQHWSTLPPEQRERIRERIERWEHMTPEQRATAHRNHQAFERLSPEERERLHAAFERFQQLPPEERQRLRQAWRERHGPPPGDHGAMPPPPPPGSGHDPPPPPPDDPAAD; via the coding sequence TTGGCCCTGCTGCTCGCGCTCGCCAGCCCCTCCGTGGCCGCGCAGACGATGCCGGCGCCGCCGCCGGCCGGGGAATCTCCGCCCCCGCCCCCGCCCCCGCCGCCCCGGCCGTGGCGGGCGCTCAGTCCGGCCGAACAGGACGTGCTCGCCCCGCTGCGCGATCAGTGGGACAGCCTGCCGCCCCGCCGGCAATCCCGCCTGCTCGAGCGCGCCCAGCACTGGTCCACCCTGCCGCCCGAGCAGCGCGAACGCATTCGCGAGCGGATCGAGCGCTGGGAACACATGACCCCGGAGCAACGGGCCACCGCGCACCGCAACCACCAGGCCTTCGAACGGCTCTCGCCGGAGGAACGCGAGCGGCTGCATGCCGCCTTCGAACGCTTCCAGCAACTGCCGCCCGAGGAACGTCAGCGCCTGCGGCAGGCATGGCGCGAACGGCACGGCCCGCCGCCCGGCGATCACGGCGCGATGCCGCCGCCCCCGCCGCCCGGCTCCGGACACGACCCGCCGCCTCCGCCGCCGGACGACCCGGCAGCGGACTGA
- a CDS encoding RNA polymerase sigma factor, which produces MNAWVGLLDEPLAAAQAVPTTLEAFLAGIERRAYRMAELHLGHREDALDAVQDAMLRLVRHYRDKPPEEWTPLFWGILRRRIVDLQRRRKVRSIVVGWLGGGHDGDGEELPAWDPADEAPDPLHRLGDAQSYAALVEALRALPRRQREAFVLRMLEGLDVAQTAKAMGCSEGSVKTHLSRAMQHLRDALEDWR; this is translated from the coding sequence ATGAACGCCTGGGTTGGACTGCTGGACGAACCGCTGGCGGCCGCACAGGCCGTGCCGACCACGCTGGAGGCCTTTTTGGCCGGGATCGAGCGGCGCGCCTATCGCATGGCCGAACTCCATCTCGGCCATCGCGAGGACGCACTCGATGCCGTGCAGGACGCCATGCTGCGTCTGGTCCGGCACTACCGCGACAAGCCGCCGGAGGAATGGACGCCGCTGTTCTGGGGCATCCTGCGCCGGCGCATCGTCGACCTGCAGCGGCGGCGCAAGGTGCGTTCCATCGTGGTCGGCTGGCTCGGCGGCGGCCACGACGGCGACGGCGAGGAACTGCCGGCGTGGGACCCGGCCGACGAGGCGCCCGACCCCTTGCATCGGCTCGGCGATGCGCAATCCTATGCGGCGCTGGTCGAGGCCCTGCGCGCCCTGCCGCGCCGCCAGCGCGAGGCCTTCGTGCTGCGCATGCTGGAAGGACTGGACGTGGCGCAGACGGCCAAGGCCATGGGCTGCTCGGAAGGCAGCGTGAAAACCCATCTGTCGCGCGCCATGCAACACCTGCGCGACGCCCTGGAGGACTGGCGATGA
- a CDS encoding NAD(P) transhydrogenase subunit alpha, producing the protein MIDGFLALYIFMLAAFTGYEIIARVPVILHTPLMSGSNFVHGIVLVGAMVALGHAQTTFGMVIGFLGVLLGAGNAAGGYVVTERMLEMFKSSKPAGREGK; encoded by the coding sequence ATGATCGACGGTTTCCTGGCGCTGTACATTTTCATGCTGGCCGCATTCACCGGCTACGAGATCATCGCGCGGGTGCCGGTGATCCTGCACACGCCGCTGATGTCCGGTTCCAACTTCGTTCACGGCATCGTGCTGGTCGGCGCGATGGTGGCGCTGGGGCATGCGCAGACCACCTTCGGCATGGTCATCGGTTTCCTCGGCGTGCTGCTCGGCGCGGGCAACGCGGCCGGCGGCTACGTGGTGACCGAGCGCATGCTGGAGATGTTCAAGTCGAGCAAGCCGGCCGGGCGGGAGGGCAAGTGA
- a CDS encoding NAD(P)(+) transhydrogenase (Re/Si-specific) subunit beta — MNWLPTLIKACYFLAALLFILGLKRMSSPRTARGGIVWAGIGMLLAVLATFALPGLEHRGLILAAVLIGVVAAWWSGRRVAMTAMPQMVALYNGMGGGAAAAIGAVELIGYAGAAVTLLDGDRFTASGGGPALAPLALAVLGALIGAVSFSGSLIAFAKLQGWLDRRFVFPGQRVVNLLVLAAALVLGGMLVAGRLQLPLIVVFFVLALVFGLLMTLPIGGADMPVVISLYNAFTGLAVAFEGFVLQNEAMIIAGTVVGAAGTLLTQLMARAMNRSLGNVLFGSFGAAAGATAQEIAGSQKPIEAADAAVMMAYAERVVIVPGYGMAVAQAQHKVWELAQILIARGVKVKFAIHPVAGRMPGHMNVLLAEAGVPYDLIADMEDINPEFPATDVALVIGANDVVNPMAKTDPASPIYGMPILDVASAKNVIVIKRGKGTGFAGIENALFYADNTRMLYGDAQGAVAALVAAIKALDA; from the coding sequence ATGAACTGGCTGCCGACTCTCATCAAGGCGTGCTATTTCCTCGCTGCGCTGCTGTTCATCCTGGGGCTCAAGCGGATGAGCTCGCCGCGCACCGCGCGCGGCGGCATCGTCTGGGCCGGCATCGGCATGCTGCTGGCGGTGCTGGCCACTTTCGCGCTGCCGGGCCTCGAGCATCGCGGGCTGATCCTCGCCGCCGTGCTGATCGGCGTCGTCGCGGCCTGGTGGTCGGGCCGGCGCGTGGCGATGACGGCGATGCCGCAGATGGTCGCGCTCTACAACGGCATGGGCGGCGGCGCGGCGGCGGCGATCGGCGCGGTGGAGCTGATCGGCTACGCCGGTGCGGCGGTCACCCTGCTCGACGGCGACCGGTTCACCGCCAGCGGCGGCGGTCCGGCGCTCGCGCCGCTGGCGCTGGCGGTGCTCGGCGCGTTGATCGGCGCGGTGAGCTTTTCCGGCTCGCTGATCGCCTTCGCCAAGCTGCAGGGCTGGCTGGACCGGCGCTTCGTGTTCCCCGGCCAGCGCGTGGTCAATCTGCTCGTGCTCGCCGCCGCGCTGGTGCTGGGCGGCATGCTGGTCGCCGGTCGCTTGCAGTTGCCGCTGATCGTCGTGTTCTTCGTGCTCGCGCTCGTGTTCGGGCTGTTGATGACGCTGCCGATCGGCGGCGCCGACATGCCGGTGGTGATCTCGCTGTACAACGCGTTCACCGGGCTGGCCGTCGCCTTCGAGGGCTTCGTGCTGCAGAACGAGGCGATGATCATCGCCGGTACCGTGGTCGGCGCCGCCGGCACGCTGCTCACCCAGCTGATGGCCCGGGCGATGAATCGCTCGCTCGGCAACGTGCTGTTCGGCAGTTTCGGCGCCGCCGCCGGCGCGACCGCACAGGAGATCGCCGGCAGCCAGAAGCCGATCGAGGCCGCCGACGCCGCGGTGATGATGGCCTACGCCGAGCGCGTGGTGATCGTGCCCGGCTACGGCATGGCGGTGGCGCAGGCCCAGCACAAGGTGTGGGAACTGGCGCAGATCCTGATCGCGCGCGGGGTGAAGGTGAAGTTCGCCATCCATCCGGTGGCCGGCCGCATGCCCGGGCACATGAACGTGCTGCTCGCCGAGGCCGGCGTGCCCTACGACCTGATCGCCGACATGGAAGACATCAACCCGGAGTTTCCGGCCACCGACGTCGCGCTGGTGATCGGCGCCAACGACGTGGTCAACCCGATGGCCAAGACCGATCCGGCCTCGCCGATTTACGGCATGCCCATCCTCGACGTGGCGAGCGCGAAGAACGTGATCGTGATCAAGCGCGGCAAGGGCACCGGTTTCGCCGGCATCGAGAACGCGCTGTTCTACGCCGACAACACCCGCATGCTCTACGGCGACGCGCAGGGCGCGGTGGCGGCGCTGGTGGCGGCGATCAAGGCGCTGGACGCCTGA
- the sufT gene encoding putative Fe-S cluster assembly protein SufT, translating to MSGFSLNSEPFTLTRDCDAVMVPQGEHVTLPAGQTGYITQALGGSFTVFVDGNLFRIAGKDADALGKEPPPPLELPADASDADVEKLVWQQLRTVYDPEIPINVVELGLVYDVSLETVAPGQRKVYVKMTLTAPGCGMGDILVDDARTKIELVPTVVAADVDLVFDPPWNHSMMSEAAKLETGML from the coding sequence ATGAGCGGCTTCAGCCTGAACAGTGAACCTTTCACCCTGACCCGCGACTGCGACGCCGTGATGGTGCCGCAGGGCGAGCACGTCACCCTGCCGGCCGGTCAAACGGGTTACATCACCCAGGCCCTGGGCGGCAGTTTCACGGTATTCGTGGACGGCAACCTGTTCCGCATCGCCGGCAAGGACGCCGATGCGCTCGGCAAGGAACCGCCGCCGCCGCTGGAACTGCCCGCCGACGCCAGCGACGCGGACGTCGAGAAGCTGGTCTGGCAGCAGTTGCGCACGGTCTACGATCCCGAAATCCCGATCAACGTCGTCGAACTCGGCCTGGTCTATGACGTCTCCCTGGAAACCGTCGCGCCCGGTCAGCGCAAGGTCTACGTCAAGATGACCCTGACCGCGCCCGGCTGCGGCATGGGCGACATCCTGGTCGACGATGCGCGCACCAAGATCGAACTCGTGCCGACGGTCGTGGCGGCCGATGTCGATCTGGTCTTCGACCCGCCCTGGAACCACTCGATGATGTCCGAGGCGGCCAAGCTCGAGACCGGCATGCTCTGA
- a CDS encoding M4 family metallopeptidase, which produces MTSSIRLKLLVAAIGMATASMATAATQSLRAQNLAGTPVANLASKLNLGADMSLLPRSAVPLANGQKVVRHQQLYKGVPVYGRSIAVVQDANGNALRATGDLLQIETSQLAPLSVTPKLSASDALAALKGYAHPQLLAGATLGNEQSELFIYPQDGASPRLVYRVSYVVYGEHPSRPTAIVDANTGEVIKSWEGLTHASATGPGGNQKTGKYLYGTDYPALNVTQSGTTCKLQNTDVVTYNLNHASSGGSIVSFTCPNSDTDAINGAYSPVNDAHHFGGVVHDMYLAYTGAAPLNMQLRMNVHYKSNYENAFWDGSAMFFGDGASTFYPLVSLDVTSHEISHGYTEQNSNLEYSGQSGGMNEAYSDMAGEAAEFYDRGAADFLVGRDIVKTSAGIGDALRYMCNPPQDGGSIDNAANYTSGLDVHYSSGVYNKAFCLLAKTSGWDVKKAFQVFALANKSYWTATSTFNSGACGVESAAQDLGYDKNAVTTAFSGVGVSCAGGGGGGGGTATELTNNVAVTGVSGAAGADNDYFIKVPAGATNLVMSISGGTGDADLYTKFGSAPTTSSYDCRPYKSGNNESCTVASPQAGTYYLKVHGYSAYSGVTVKASYSTGSGGSGSALQNGVPVTGLSGATGAKLYYTVTVPSGTSTLTIATSGGTGDVDLYVKKGSSPTTSSYDCRPYKSGNAETCTFSAPSGTYYVMVYGYAAFSGVTLKATW; this is translated from the coding sequence ATGACAAGCAGCATCCGTTTGAAACTACTGGTGGCGGCGATCGGCATGGCCACCGCGTCCATGGCGACGGCCGCCACGCAGAGCCTGCGTGCGCAAAACCTGGCCGGCACGCCGGTTGCCAATCTGGCGAGCAAATTGAACCTGGGCGCGGACATGTCGCTGCTACCGCGCAGCGCGGTGCCCCTGGCCAACGGCCAGAAGGTCGTTCGCCATCAGCAGCTCTACAAGGGCGTGCCGGTCTACGGCCGCAGCATCGCCGTGGTGCAGGATGCCAACGGCAATGCGCTGCGCGCCACCGGCGACCTGCTGCAGATCGAGACCAGCCAGTTGGCGCCGCTGTCGGTGACGCCCAAGCTCTCCGCATCCGACGCCCTGGCCGCGCTCAAGGGCTATGCGCACCCCCAGCTCCTGGCCGGCGCCACGCTCGGCAACGAGCAGTCCGAACTGTTCATCTATCCCCAGGACGGGGCCTCGCCGCGGCTGGTCTATAGGGTGTCCTATGTCGTCTATGGCGAGCATCCCAGTCGGCCGACGGCGATCGTCGATGCCAACACCGGCGAGGTGATCAAGAGCTGGGAAGGCCTGACCCATGCCTCGGCCACCGGTCCGGGCGGCAACCAGAAGACTGGCAAGTATCTCTATGGCACCGATTATCCGGCGCTCAACGTCACCCAGTCGGGGACGACCTGCAAGCTGCAGAACACCGACGTGGTGACCTACAACCTGAACCATGCTTCCAGCGGTGGATCGATCGTCAGCTTCACCTGTCCCAACAGCGATACCGACGCCATCAACGGCGCCTATTCCCCGGTCAACGACGCGCACCATTTCGGCGGCGTCGTGCACGACATGTACCTGGCCTATACCGGCGCGGCCCCGCTCAACATGCAGCTGCGCATGAACGTGCACTACAAGAGCAATTACGAGAACGCGTTCTGGGACGGCAGCGCGATGTTTTTCGGCGACGGCGCCAGCACGTTTTATCCGCTGGTATCACTGGACGTCACCAGCCACGAGATCAGCCACGGCTATACCGAGCAGAACTCCAACCTGGAATATAGCGGCCAATCCGGCGGCATGAACGAGGCCTACTCGGACATGGCCGGCGAGGCCGCGGAGTTCTATGACCGCGGCGCGGCCGACTTCCTGGTCGGGCGCGACATCGTCAAGACCAGCGCGGGCATCGGCGATGCGCTGCGCTACATGTGCAACCCGCCGCAGGACGGTGGTTCGATCGACAATGCGGCGAATTACACCTCGGGCCTGGACGTCCACTATTCGTCGGGCGTGTACAACAAGGCCTTCTGCCTGCTCGCCAAGACCAGCGGCTGGGACGTCAAGAAGGCATTCCAGGTATTCGCCCTGGCCAACAAGAGTTACTGGACGGCCACCAGCACGTTCAACAGCGGTGCATGTGGCGTCGAGTCGGCGGCGCAGGACCTCGGCTACGACAAGAATGCGGTGACCACCGCCTTCAGCGGCGTCGGCGTCTCCTGTGCGGGCGGCGGCGGCGGGGGTGGCGGTACGGCGACGGAGCTCACCAACAACGTCGCGGTGACCGGCGTGTCCGGCGCGGCCGGCGCGGACAACGACTATTTCATCAAGGTCCCGGCCGGAGCCACCAATCTGGTGATGTCCATCTCCGGAGGCACCGGCGATGCAGATCTGTACACCAAGTTCGGCTCGGCGCCGACGACCAGCAGCTACGATTGCCGGCCCTACAAGAGTGGCAACAACGAAAGCTGCACGGTGGCCTCGCCGCAGGCTGGCACCTATTACCTCAAGGTGCACGGCTATTCGGCCTATTCGGGCGTCACCGTCAAGGCGTCCTACAGCACCGGCAGCGGCGGCAGTGGTTCCGCGCTGCAGAACGGGGTACCGGTGACGGGGCTGTCCGGTGCCACCGGCGCCAAGTTGTACTACACGGTGACCGTGCCCTCGGGTACCAGCACGCTGACCATCGCCACCTCCGGCGGGACCGGCGACGTCGATCTCTACGTCAAGAAGGGATCCAGCCCGACCACCAGCAGCTACGACTGCCGCCCATACAAGAGCGGCAATGCCGAGACCTGCACCTTCAGTGCGCCGAGCGGCACGTACTACGTGATGGTCTACGGTTACGCGGCGTTTTCCGGCGTGACGCTGAAGGCCACCTGGTAA
- a CDS encoding asparaginase domain-containing protein has translation MQHLTIVTTGGTIDKIYFDAKSNYEIGEPQIGEILSQLNVAFSFDVIPILRKDSLDLTAEDRALIRATIEAQPHKHVLVTHGTDTMVETARELAAIRGKVIVLTGALNPARFQGSDAVFNIGGAVIAVQTLPQGVYIVMNGRVWDPARVRKNREANRFEAA, from the coding sequence ATGCAGCACCTCACCATCGTCACCACCGGCGGCACCATCGACAAGATCTATTTCGACGCCAAGTCGAACTACGAAATCGGCGAGCCGCAGATCGGCGAGATCCTGAGCCAGCTCAACGTCGCCTTCAGCTTCGACGTCATCCCGATCCTGCGCAAGGACAGCCTGGACCTCACCGCCGAGGACCGCGCGCTGATCCGCGCCACCATCGAGGCCCAGCCGCACAAGCACGTGCTGGTCACCCACGGCACCGACACCATGGTGGAAACCGCACGCGAACTGGCAGCCATCCGGGGCAAGGTGATCGTGCTCACCGGCGCGCTCAATCCGGCCCGCTTCCAGGGCTCGGACGCGGTCTTCAACATTGGTGGCGCGGTCATCGCCGTGCAGACCCTGCCCCAAGGGGTCTACATCGTCATGAACGGCCGGGTCTGGGACCCGGCACGGGTACGCAAGAACCGCGAGGCCAACCGCTTCGAAGCGGCATGA